The following are encoded in a window of Astyanax mexicanus isolate ESR-SI-001 chromosome 6, AstMex3_surface, whole genome shotgun sequence genomic DNA:
- the gtpbp10 gene encoding GTP-binding protein 10: MVWISRACWRKYGNFVDNLRMYVRGGSGGMGLPRLGGHGGNGGDVWVVAKKDLTLKRIKDRYPLKRFVAGVGSNSSIRALKGARGNDVEIPAPVGISITTDNGKILGELNCEGDRILVARGGQGGALHSGFLPSKGQFRQICLDLRLIADLGLVGFPNAGKSSLLTALSHATPQIASYPFTTLRPEIGKVMYEDHKQVSVADLPGLIEGAHMNRGMGHKFLKHVERTRQLMFVVDVRGFQLASNTPFRSAFEAVQLLTKELELYKEELLGKPAILVVNKMDLPEAEEKLQELETQLENQEELSQLLPEEMIPSSFVSFKHTVPVSAQTGLGLSRLKSLLRQSLEEQDAVETEEQRTEKLKELRRELPVVTKPVWGQHQSAWDS; the protein is encoded by the exons ATGGTCTGGATCAGCAGGGCGTGCTGGAGGAAG TATGGGAACTTTGTGGATAACCTGCGGATGTACGTGCGAGGGGGGAGCGGGGGCATGGGCTTACCCCGTCTGGGGGGGCATGGTGGAAACGGAGGAGACGTGTGGGTGGTGGCGAAGAAAGACCTCACCCTGAAGCGGATAAAGGACAGGTATCCCCTGAAGCGCTTTGTGGCTGGCGTGGGCTCCAACAGCAG TATCCGTGCGCTGAAAGGTGCGAGAGGGAATGATGTTGAAATCCCTGCTCCAGTTGGGATCTCCATAACCACAGATAATGGGAAGATCCTAG GAGAGCTGAACTGTGAAGGCGACAGGATTTTGGTGGCTAGAGGCGGCCAAGGAGGAGCTCTTCACTCTGGCTTTTTACCCAGTAAGGGCCAATTCCGTCAGATATGCCTGGATCTTCGGCTCATCGCGGATTTGGGTCTAGTTGG GTTTCCTAATGCAGGAAAGTCCTCTCTTCTCACCGCCCTCTCTCACGCCACTCCGCAGATCGCCAGCTATCCAT TCACGACTCTGAGGCCAGAGATTGGAAAGGTCATGTATGAGGACCATAAGCAG gtGTCGGTGGCTGATCTGCCCGGACTGATCGAGGGAGCTCACATGAACAGAGGCATGGGCCACAAGTTTCTGAAGCACGTTGAGAGAACGAGGCAGCTGATGTTTGTG GTGGATGTGCGTGGGTTTCAGCTGGCCAGTAACACGCCGTTTAGATCTGCGTTTGAGGCGGTGCAGCTGCTCACTAAG GAGCTGGAGTTGTATAAAGAGGAGCTGCTGGGGAAGCCGGCGATTCTGGTGGTGAATAAGATGGACCTGCCTGAGGCTGAAGAGAAGCTCCAGGAGCTGGAAACTCAGCTGGAGAATCAGGAGG aactgAGTCAGCTCCTGCCGGAGGAGATGATCCCCAGCAGTTTTGTCAGTTTTAAGCACACGGTCCCGGTCTCGGCTCAGACCGGCCTCGGACTGTCCCGCCTGAAGTCCCTCCTCCGGCAGTCTCTGGAGGAGCAGGACGCTGTGGAGACGGAGGAGCAGCGCACGGAGAAGCTGAAGGAGCTGAGGAGGGAGCTTCCTGTCGTCACTAAACCCGTCTGGGGGCAGCATCAGTCAGCCTGGGACTCTTAA
- the LOC125802355 gene encoding protein FAM237B-like, giving the protein MDPRLDASAGPHGVKWWRLVGVYGLLLAVASSCTLSMPAILSADSGAPAQLGEIDGACWDASSLAVIEARKLHLPNSVEAFWDFMAYLHTSPQPGHHSAFMKLAQLFWERYVDCVLSRAHGLGRRGTIIISRD; this is encoded by the coding sequence ATGGATCCCAGACTGGACGCGTCAGCAGGGCCTCACGGGGTCAAGTGGTGGCGTCTCGTGGGCGTGTACGGCCTTCTGCTGGCCGTGGCCTCGTCCTGCACCCTGAGCATGCCCGCCATTCTGAGCGCTGATTCCGGCGCGCCGGCACAACTGGGGGAGATCGACGGTGCATGCTGGGATGCCTCGTCGCTCGCGGTCATAGAGGCTCGTAAGCTACACCTACCCAACAGCGTGGAGGCCTTCTGGGACTTCATGGCTTACCTGCACACGTCCCCGCAGCCGGGCCACCACAGCGCGTTCATGAAGCTCGCGCAGCTCTTCTGGGAGCGCTATGTGGACTGCGTGCTGTCACGTGCCCACGGACTGGGCAGGAGGGGGACTATAATAATCAGTAGAGACTGA